In Mucilaginibacter auburnensis, the genomic stretch CAATCAACCACCGGAGACTTTGCTAATGATGTGCTGGAAGCATTCGCCTATTTACAAACCCGCAAAGAGGTCAACAAAAATAAAATTGGCCTGCTCGGTCACAGCGAAGGTGGAGCGAGTATTTCCATCGCCGCGTCGCGCGAGCCCAGAGTCGCATTTTTAATATCGCTTGCGGGGCTTTGCGTAAACGGGTACGATGCCTTGATTTTACAGAACGAGGCCCTCGTATCAGCAGCAGCACTCACAGATCTTGACAAAAAACGATATAATGATATTAATACGTTGATGTTCAAAACGGTTAGGGAATATGCAGACTCTGCTGATCTTGAAAAAGTTTTAAACCAACGCTATGAGGATTGGAAAAAGCAGGATGACGAATTGGTTAAAGCAAAAGGCATTCAGTACGATCACTTCAGGTTCCCGATATATAGCTATTCAAAACAAGCCGCCGGCCAGTGGTACCGGTACTTTGTTAAGTATGATCCGGCGGTTGTGTTGGCAAAAGTTACAGTTCCGATATTGGCGCTTAATGGCGATAAAGACATAATCATGTCATATAAAGAAAATTTGGAAAACTGGAAAAAACTGCCGGCAAAGGGTTTAAATAAAGATGTAACTACGGTGTTGATACCTGGTGTAGATCACCTGTTTTTGCCTTGCAATACCTGCACAACGCAGGAGGCGAAAACTAATACGCAACCAATGTCTGCAATTGCCCTGCAAACAATTTCAGAGTGGGTTAAAAAACGGTTTTAGTTGTTGTTATGTTTTAACTCATCTTTTACATAACTTGCTTAAAAAATACAAGCATCATGAAAAAGATCCTGTTTTTGTCACTCACTTTACTATTGGCTTTTACCGCGGTCACTTTTGCGCAAACGGCTGTTCCGTCAAGCGATGAAATAATGACAAAAGCCTATGCGCGGGCCAAAAAAGAAAATAAAAAGGTGATGGTTATTTTCCACGCTTCATGGTGCGGCTGGTGCAAAAAAATGGAGGCCTCCATTAATGAACCTAACCTTAAAAAGTTTTTTGACGATAACTACGTTGTTGTTTATCTCACCGTACAAGAAAGCAAGGGAAAGGAAAACCTGGAAAACCCGGGCGCGCTAGATTTAATGACAAAATATAAGGGTGATAAAGCCGGTTTGCCATTTTGGTTTATTACAGATGTTAACGGAAAAGCCTTGGCTGATAGCCAGGAACGCCCTGCAGGTGCAGGTTTAGATACTTATGGTGATAATGTCGGCTGTCCGGCATCTGAAAAAGAGGTGGCGTATTTTGCCAAAATATTAAAATCAACCTCAAAACTCAACGACAAAGAAATAGCCATGATCAGCGAGCGCTTTGCTAAAAATAAAGAGTAAAAGTTCTAAATAAATATAATCAGCTGCATCTTACAAAAGGTGCAGCTTTTTTTATGTCTGCTCAAACACAAGTGGCTTATTTTTGTCTTGTGTTCTGAAACATGAACACTATCATCGTCGTACTCACCTGCATGTTGCTTTGCTTCAGTATACTTCCGCTGATACGTAACGACTATTGGGTGTTCCGTGTATTTGATTATCCGCGACTGCAAAAGCTGTTTTTAAGCACTTTAGTGTTTTTGTTGCTATTTGTTTACTACGATGGAAGTTCAATTTGGCTATATACATTAGCTGGCCTGCTGCTTGTTAATATTTGCTATCTGTTATGGTTAATATGGCCGTTTACCATTTTAAGCGCTAAGCAGGTTTTAAAGGCTACGGATAGAAATCCGGCTA encodes the following:
- a CDS encoding alpha/beta hydrolase family protein, with the translated sequence MFSKWLITRIAGCTAACLFFFTANAQNKTPGSLAYSADSVEFTGKQTGLLYGATITVPKQPGRHTAVILVSGTGAQDRDGTMAGHKMFKEIADELSGKGIVVLRIDDRGVGRSTGDYAQSTTGDFANDVLEAFAYLQTRKEVNKNKIGLLGHSEGGASISIAASREPRVAFLISLAGLCVNGYDALILQNEALVSAAALTDLDKKRYNDINTLMFKTVREYADSADLEKVLNQRYEDWKKQDDELVKAKGIQYDHFRFPIYSYSKQAAGQWYRYFVKYDPAVVLAKVTVPILALNGDKDIIMSYKENLENWKKLPAKGLNKDVTTVLIPGVDHLFLPCNTCTTQEAKTNTQPMSAIALQTISEWVKKRF
- a CDS encoding thioredoxin family protein, producing the protein MKKILFLSLTLLLAFTAVTFAQTAVPSSDEIMTKAYARAKKENKKVMVIFHASWCGWCKKMEASINEPNLKKFFDDNYVVVYLTVQESKGKENLENPGALDLMTKYKGDKAGLPFWFITDVNGKALADSQERPAGAGLDTYGDNVGCPASEKEVAYFAKILKSTSKLNDKEIAMISERFAKNKE